Proteins encoded within one genomic window of Ursus arctos isolate Adak ecotype North America unplaced genomic scaffold, UrsArc2.0 scaffold_9, whole genome shotgun sequence:
- the DMP1 gene encoding dentin matrix acidic phosphoprotein 1: MKTSILLMFLWGLSCALPVTRYQNTESESSEEWKGHLAQTPTPPLASEDPSDSAESEEGLNDHRPADGLPRNGGKEGDDKDDDEDDSGDDTFGDDDNGPGPEERQGGNSRHKSNEDSADTTQSGEDSALQGEESAQDTASESRDLDHEDEVNNRPERGDSAQESDSEEHWVGGGSEGDSSHGDGSEFGDEEMQNDDPDIIRSDRGNSRMNSASVKSEESKGNSDEQASTQDSGDSQSVEYPRRKIFRKSRISEEDDIGELDDNNTMEEIKSDSTENTNSKETGLSQSRENSESESLEESEENQSQEDSQNVQDPSSESSQEVDLPSQENSSESQEEVVSESRGDNPDNTTSHSEDQEDSDSSEENSLNKTSSSESESTEEQADSESNESLKDSEESPEFTEEENSSSQEGLQSHSASAEIQSEESQSEQDSQSEEDDASDSQDSSKSKEDSNSTESKSSSEEDGQSKHTEIESRKLTVDTYHNKPIGDQDDNDCQDGY, encoded by the coding sequence GCAAGTGAAGACCCTAGTGACAGTGCTGAATCAGAGGAGGGCCTTAATGATCACAGACCAGCTGATGGCCTCCCTAGgaatggaggaaaagaaggagatgataaagatgatgatgaagatgacaGTGGAGATGACACTTTTGGTGATGATGACAATGGCCCAGGTCCTGAAGAGAGACAAGGAGGAAACTCCAGACATAAAAGTAATGAAGACTCAGCTGACACCACACAATCCGGGGAAGATAGTGCCTTGCAAGGGGAAGAGAGTGCCCAAGATACTGCCAGTGAGAGCAGGGACCTTGACCATGAGGATGAGGTGAACAACAGGCCTGAGAGAGGTGACTCTGCTCAAGAGAGTGAtagtgaggagcactgggtgggAGGCGGCAGTGAAGGAGATAGTAGCCATGGGGATGGCTCTGAGTTTGGTGATGAAGAAATGCAGAATGATGATCCAGACATTATCAGGAGCGACAGAGGCAACTCCAGAATGAACAGTGCTAGTGTCAAATCAgaagaatcaaaaggaaacagTGACGAACAAGCAAGCACTCAGGATTCAGGTGACAGCCAATCAGTGGAGTATCCCAGGAGGAAAATTTTCAGAAAGTCCCGCATTTCTGAGGAAGATGATATAGGGGAGCTTGATGATAACAACACAATGGAAGAAATCAAGAGTGACTCAACAGAAAACACAAACTCCAAAGAAACTGGCCTCAGCCAATCCAGGGAAAACAGCGAGAGTGAATCTCTAGAAGAGAGTGAGGAGAATCAGTCCCAAGAAGACAGTCAAAATGTACAAGACCCCAGTAGTGAGTCTAGTCAGGAGGTTGATCTGCCATCTCAGGAAAATAGTAGTGAATCTCAGGAAGAGGTAGTGAGTGAGTCCAGGGGTGACAACCCCGATAACACCACCAGTCACTCAGAAGATCAGGAAGATAGTGATTCCAGTGAAGAGAACAGCTTGAATAAAACCTCCAGTTCAGAAAGTGAATCCACAGAGGAGCAAGCTGACAGTGAATCCAATGAAAGCCTCAAAGACTCAGAGGAAAGCCCAGAGTTCACTGAGGAGGAGAACAGTTCTAGCCAGGAGGGCCTCCAGTCTCACAGTGCCTCAGCAGAGATCCAAAGTGAAGAAAGCCAGTCTGAGCAGGACAGCCAGTCTGAGGAAGATGATGCCAGTGATTCTCAGGACAGCAGCAAATCAAAAGAAGACAGCAATTCTACTGAGAGCAAATCAAGCAGTGAGGAAGATGGCCAGTCAAAACACACTGAGATAGAAAGCAGAAAATTAACAGTTGATACTTATCACAACAAACCCATTGGGGATCAAGATGACAATGACTGCCAAGACGGCTATTAG